The following coding sequences lie in one Rutidosis leptorrhynchoides isolate AG116_Rl617_1_P2 chromosome 4, CSIRO_AGI_Rlap_v1, whole genome shotgun sequence genomic window:
- the LOC139841582 gene encoding phospholipase A I-like gives MSWGLGWKRPSDIFHLSLYYGTDETFDDQNRLNPASSLLSTTSPPPFSGSSSESSLKDHELGFRIDLDWNANEDDVQVALRLQSQVMVALPLPQDTVVIKLFECDDNLGNNVHGNNKLVCLGMEVVKQRDPLKAVAMSRVGGSGQHYDGLGVFSKLMTSDFFGDQSGLGTGYGGGVGVRVCGDHWMNVTVVSMYSCSLSIFPVELTKLPLLEKLYLDHNKLLVLPPEVGDLSNLKVLSVDYNILVSVPVDLRRCAGLVELSLEHNKLVCPLLDFRAMNELRVLRLFGNLLEFLPEILPLHQLRHLSLANIRIVADEYLRTVNVQIETGNSSYFAALRHKLSAFFALIFRYSSCHHPLLASALAKMMQDEGNRVVIGKDENAVRQLISMISSDNNHVVEQACSALTSLASDVTVALQLMKCDIMQPIQIVLKSAGPQELKSVLQVVAKLGFVSDTGAQKMLNKDLIRSLKMLCAHKDPEVQRSALLAIGNLVFCVENRRLLVASESLGDLLLRLMVSSEPRVKKAAARALAILGKNECLRRCIKGRQVAKQGLRILTMDGGGMKGLATVQILKELEKGTGKPIHEMFDLICGTSTGGMLAVALGIKLMSLEKCEDIYKNLGKLVFAEPVPKDNEAATWRDKFDQLYKSSSQRFRVVVHGSKHCAIEFERLLKEICAEEDGDLLIDSAVKRIPKVIVISTLVNVSPAQPFIFRNYQYPAGTPETPLTISENVATSGSVTSTTGAQIGYKCGAHMGSCRHHVWQAIRASSAAPYYLDDYSDGVLRWQDGAIVANNPTIFAIREAQLLWPDANIDTVVSIGCCTVPTKVRKGGWRYLDTGQVLIESACSTERIEDMLSTLLSMIPEIQYYRFNPVDERCDMELDETDPTVWLKLEAATNDYITNNSAAFKKVCENLVQNHNDEKLHDSLNSPFKAKRPQTGENGPSLGWRRNVLLVKASNSPDSQKSCNHIQSLETFCSKNGINIFLVEVSSETHKPVPETSFPSPFTSPLFKESFTSGPYNIRPHKMRRNNSLPHLSLKNYVAKSFFPLESPIAPRQLSMPVQLLLDKLRNSPQVGVAHLALENDSNGSILSWQNDIFVVAEPGELAEKFLQSVKHSFQSMLRGGRRKYMSDISNISTLADLVACRPCFQIGVVVHHFIGRQTQVNQDDQEIGAYMFRRTIPSMHLAPADVRWMVGAWRDRIIIYTCLYGPIPALIKAFLDSGAKAVICPSKEPQETQLTTFHGSCDLTELQNAKFEIGLDEVEEEDVGTTSPTSDWENMTERNSISTNQGTLIWDDDDEHELSKFICQIYDSIHLGGDTVDVALQQARVLHRTMRYTCHLPRML, from the exons ATGTCATGGGGATTAGGTTGGAAAAGGCCATCAGATATATTCCATCTATCATTATACTACGGTACGGATGAAACGTTTGACGATCAAAACCGATTAAATCCAGCATCATCATTGTTATCAACAACATCCCCACCACCTTTTTCAGGATCATCATCTGAATCATCGTTAAAAGATCACGAATTAGGCTTTCGTATAGACCTTGATTGGAATGCGAACGAAGATGACGTTCAAGTCGCGTTAAGGCTTCAATCTCAAGTGATGGTAGCCTTACCTTTACCACAAGATACCGTTGTAATCAAATTATTCGAATGTGATGATAATTTGGGTAATAATGTGCATGGGAATAATAAGTTGGTGTGTTTGGGTATGGAAGTTGTGAAGCAGAGGGACCCACTTAAAGCGGTGGCTATGTCACGAGTCGGTGGGAGTGGGCAGCATTACGACGGGTTGGGTGTGTTTAGTAAGTTGATGACTTCTGATTTTTTTGGAGATCAGTCGGGTTTGGGTACGGGTTATGGTGGTGGGGTCGGGGTTAGAGTTTGTGGGGACCATTGGATGAATGTTACTGTTGTTAGCATGTATAGTTGCAGTTTATCT ATATTTCCGGTAGAGTTGACTAAACTGCCACTTCTTGAGAAGCTGTATCTTGATCATAATAAACTGTTAGTTTTGCCACCTGAAGTTGGCGATTTATCAAACCTTAAAGTATTGTCAGTTGACTACAACATATTGGTTTCAGTACCAG TTGATTTAAGACGATGCGCTGGACTAGTGGAATTATCACTTGAACACAATAAACTAGTCTGTCCTCTTCTTGATTTCAG GGCCATGAATGAGTTACGTGTTCTTAGGCTTTTTGGTAATCTGCTTGAGTTTCTTCCCGAAATTTTGCCTTTGCACCAACTCCGACACCTTTCTCTTGCAAACATTCGTATCGTTGCAGATGAGTATCTAAGAACCGTGAATGTCCAGATAGAG ACGGGGAATAGTTCATACTTTGCTGCTTTGCGACACAAGCTAAGTGCGTTTTTTGCTCTTATATTTCGCTATTCATCATGTCACCATCCTTTGCTTGCCTCTGCCCTTGCAAAGATGATGCAAGATGAAGGAAACCGTGTAGTTATCGGTAAAGATGAAAATGCAGTACGACAACTCATAAGCATGATAAGTAGTGACAATAATCATGTG GTTGAGCAAGCTTGTTCTGCACTTACGTCTCTTGCCTCGGATGTAACTGTCGCACTTCAGTTGATGAAATGTGACATCATGCAACCGATTCAAATAGTTCTGAAATCTGCGGGCCCGCAAGAGCTGAAATCCGTTTTGCAAGTTGTGGCTAAGTTGGGGTTTGTCTCTGATACAGGGGCCCAAAAAATGTTGAACAAAGATCTCATAAGATCATTAAAAATGTTGTGTGCACATAAAGATCCAGAG GTACAAAGGTCTGCTTTATTAGCTATTGGGAACTTGGTGTTCTGTGTAGAGAACCGTCGTCTTCTTGTTGCTTCTGAAAGTTTGGGCGATCTTCTTTTACGGCTTATGGTTTCATCTGAACCACGAGTGAAGAAAGCTGCAGCTCGTGCTCTCGCGATTCTCG GCAAGAACGAGTGTCTGCGGCGTTGTATTAAAGGACGGCAGGTGGCAAAACAAGGACTAAGAATACTTACGATGGACGGAGGTGGGATGAAAGGTCTTGCAACTGTACAAATTCTTAAAGAACTCGAAAAGGGTACAGGGAAACCAATACATGAGATGTTTGACCTTATATGTGGCACATCAACTGGTGGCATGCTTGCAGTTGCTCTAGGAATAAAACTCATGTCTTTAGAAAAATGTGAAGATATATACAAAAATCTCG GAAAACTTGTTTTTGCGGAGCCCGTTCCAAAGGATAACGAAGCTGCAACATGGAGAGACAAGTTTGATCAGCTTTATAAAAGCTcatcgcaaaggtttagagtcgttGTACATGGATCCAAA CACTGCGCAATTGAGTTTGAGAGATTATTGAAAGAAATATGTGCAGAAGAGGATGGAGATCTTTTAATAGACTCTGCGGTAAAAAGGATTCCAAAAGTTATTGTAATTTCAACTTTAGTCAATGTGTCACCAGCTCAACCATTTATATTTCGTAACTATCAG TACCCTGCGGGCACACCAGAAACTCCTTTAACAATATCAGAAAACGTAGCAACGAGTGGGTCCGTAACATCAACGACTGGCGCTCAAATTGGATACAAATGTGGGGCCCATATGGGAAGTTGCAGACATCATGTATGGCAAGCGATACGAGCATCATCCGCTGCTCCGTATTATCTTGACGATTACTCTGATG GTGTACTACGATGGCAAGATGGCGCCATTGTTGCAAATAATCCTACAATATTTGCAATAAGAGAAGCACAACTCTTATGGCCAGATGCCAATATTGACACCGTAGTTTCAATTGGTTGTTGTACTGTTCCAACTAAG GTTCGAAAAGGTGGTTGGCGTTATTTGGACACTGGCCAAGTGTTGATCGAGAGTGCATGCTCAACTGAGCGTATTGAGGATATGTTAAGCACTTTGCTCTCCATGATTCCGGAGATTCAGTATTATCGATTCAATCCAG TTGATGAACGTTGTGATATGGAGTTGGATGAGACGGACCCCACAGTATGGCTTAAGTTGGAGGCAGCCACTAATGATTATATCACGAATAACTCTGCAGCTTTTAAAAAAGTGTGCGAGAATTTAGTGCAGAACCATAATGATGAGAAATTGCATGATAGTCTAAATTCTCCTTTCAAAGCAAAGCGCCCACAAACTG GTGAAAATGGACCCAGTCTAGGTTGGAGACGTAACGTGCTACTCGTGAAGGCTTCTAATAGTCCAGATTCTCAGAAAAGTTGTAACCATATACAATCACTCGAGACATTTTGTTCTAAAAACGGAATAAACATATTTCTAGTCGAAGTGTCATCAGAAACACATAAACCAGTACCAGAAACATCATTTCCATCGCCGTTTACGTCACCATTATTCAAAGAAAGCTTCACTTCGGGCCCATATAATATACGGCCTCATAAGATGAGAAGAAATAATTCCTTGCCACATTTAAGTCTAAAAAACTACGTAGCGAAAAGTTTTTTTCCCCTAGAATCGCCAATAGCACCTAGACAGCTGTCAATGCCTGTACAGTTGTTGCTTGATAAGTTGCGAAATTCACCCCAAGTTGGAGTTGCTCATTTGGCTCTTGAAAATGATTCAAATGGTTCCATACTGAG TTGGCAAAATGATATATTTGTGGTAGCTGAACCGGGTGAACTTGCAGAAAAGTTTCTGCAAAGTGTCAAACATAGTTTTCAGTCAATGTTAAGAGGAGGGCGTCGGAAATACATGTCAGATATTTCAAACATCTCAACACTTGCCGATTTGGTCGCGTGTAGACCTTGTTTCCAGATTGGTGTTGTTGTACATCACTTTATAGGACGCCAAACTCAG GTCAATCAAGATGATCAAGAAATTGGGGCTTATATGTTTCGCAGGACGATTCCTTCTATGCATTTGGCTCCTGCTGATGTTCGCTGGATG GTTGGTGCTTGGAGGGACAGAATAATAATCTACACGTGTTTATACGGGCCAATTCCAGCTCTAATAAAAGCGTTTCTAGACTCGGGTGCTAAAGCAGTTATCTGCCCATCAAAAGAGCCCCAAGAAACACAGTTAACGACATTCCATGGATCTTGCGACTTAACTGAATTACAGAACGCGAAATTTGAAATCGGATTGGATGAAGTTGAAGAAGAGGATGTGGGGACCACAAGTCCAACCAGTGATTGGGAAAACATGACTGAAAGAAATTCAATAAGTACAAATCAGGGAACTTTGATttgggatgatgatgatgaacatgaACTATCAAAATTCATATGTCAGATTTATGATTCAATACATTTGGGAGGAGATACAGTTGATGTTGCTTTACAACAAGCTCGTGTGTTACATCGAACGATGAGGTATACGTGTCATCTCCCACGGATGTTgtga